A region of the Corynebacterium endometrii genome:
GACCCGGGTGCGTCTGCTCCCATGGGCCTAGGCCGTGGCGGCCCTCATTCCACTCGGTAGGGCCCTTGCCGGCGGGCTCGTTAGGCAAGTCCAAGGTCATCCAGCCCCAGCAGGTAGCGGTATTCAAGGCCCTCGGCGGCGATGACGTCAGCGGCGCCGGTCGCGCGGTCAACCACGGTGGCCACGCCCACGACCTCGGCGCCGGCCTCGCGCAGCGCGGCCACGGCGGTCAGCGGGGAGTTGCCCGTGGTGGTGGTGTCCTCAACCACGAGCACCTTCTTGCCCTTCACGTCGGCGCCCTCGATGCGGCGCTGCATGCCGTGCTTCTTGGCCTCCTTGCGCACCACGAACGCGTCAATGGCGCGGCCGTCCGCATGCATCACGGAGGTGGCCACCGGGTCCGCGCCCAGGGTCAGCCCGCCCACCGCAACGAAGTCCCAGTCCGCGGTCAGCTCGCGCAGCAGCTGGCCTATCAGGCGCGACGCCTCATGCTGGAGGGTGGCGCGGCGCAGGTCAACGTAGTAATCGGCCTCCTTGCCCGAGGACAGGGTCACCCTGCCGTGCACCACGGCCAGCTCCTTGACCAGCTCTGCCAGCCGGGCCTTCTTCTCTGCGTTCAGCGTCATGGGTCCTCCAAAGTTCGCGGATTTTTAAAGCCGCGTTAAGACTAGTCCTCTTCGCCCGCACTGTCATCAAAAATGGACGGCCCCCGCGAAAGATCGCGCGGCAGGCGCGCCGTGGCCCCGTCCGGGCGCGGGCGTTCCCTGCCGTCCGCGATGGCGTCCACCTCATCCGCCCCGAGGGCGCTGTGTTCCATGGCCCCGCGGACCTCGGACTGGCGGCGGGACGGCATCTGTTGCGGCACCTCAGGGCGGTGCACCGGCGGCGCGGGGGTGTGCTCCTCCACGCCCGGGTCCGGCACTAGCCGCGGGCCGGTGGGCTCCGGGGCCTCGACGGGTGGGATCTCGCGGGATGGGTCCCTCTCCTCCAGGCCCACGGGCGCAATGGCGTGGGAGCGCGGCGGGAGGACGCGGGCGGCGTCCGCGAACAGCGCCAGCGGGGCGATCGTCGCGGTCCACGCCTCCGCGCGGGCGGACTTGGTGAATTGGGCGAGCACCCATTCCGATTCGGCCCACACGGCGGTGACCTCTTCCGGCATGTTATCCAGCGCGGTTTCCACGCGCGCGTCGATGAAGCGCTCCGCCACCGCCACGTCCGTGGCAAGCACATTAAAGCCCTCCACGTCGCGCACGTGGAATAGGTCCTCGGAGGCCTCGGCGTCCATGTGGCGCCGCGCGTCGAGCACTACGTCCGACGCCGCCCCCGTCCGCATCGCCATCACCACCACCGCGCCTAAGTCCATCAGGAGCAGCTCGTGTCCGAACTCGTTGCCCGCCACGATGTCCTTCGGCACGGCGCCGCCGGCTGCGGCGCCCCTGGTGAATTCGTCTATCAGATACGGGTCTTGCTTGGCGTATTCATAGCCGCGCTCCTGCGCCCACGCTTTGCGCTCCCGGCGCGCCGCGCCCGGGATGGACGGGCGGCGGCGTTCGGGGTCGGGCTCTGGGGCCGGCTCGGGCGCGGGCGCAGCAGTAGTCGCGGTGGTTGCGGTGGTTGCAGTGGTTGCCGTGTCGGGGGCCTCGGCGGCCTTGGCGGCCGCGCGCCACAGGAGGATGCCCGCGGCGGCGGCCAGCAGCGCCAAAACGAGGAGGATGTACGCCATCGCTATACGGCGGACTCGTTGAGGCGCAGGCGGCTGCCGTGTTCCACCGGGTTGGCCGGGTTCGCCGACCACTGTGACCATCCGCCCACGAAGTGGCGCGCGGTGGATGGCAAGCCCGCCCACTCCACAGCGGCCAACAGCAGCGCGGAGTGGTTACCGGAGCCGGAGTAGACAATGGCGTTGGCCAGCTCGTCCTCGGTGATTCCCGCGTCCTTGATGACGGCGCGGATCTCCTCCTTGGATTTCCAGGTGCGGTCCTTGTTGTGCAGGAATCGCTCCGGGATGTTTAACGCGCCCGGAATGTGGCCGGCCTTAAGGTCCAGGGCCTCGGTGCGGCCGGCGAAACGGGATGGTTCCCGCGCGTCGATGAGGACTCCGGTGTGGTTCCTAACGTCCTCGATGGAGGCCACCATCTCCGCGCGGGGGTTGACCTTTTGGTCGGATTCCACCGCGATGTTGCCCGGGCCGGTCAGCGTGGGCAGGCCCTGGGCGCGCCAGTTGGCCAGGCCGCCGTCGAGGATGTGGACGTCTTCGATGCCCGCCCAGCGCAGGATCCACCAGGTACGGCCGGCAAACAGGCCGCGGCCCTCGTCATACACGATGACCTGGTGGTCGCTGCGCAGGCCCCATTGCTCGAAGGCGATCTGCAGCTTGTCCGGCTCCGGGAGTGGGTTGCGCCCCGCCGTGGAGCCGGGGATGCCGGCCAGCGCGCGGGCGGGATCGCAGTACTGCGCGTTGGGGATGTGCATGGCCCGGAACCTATTGAAACCGCCGTCAGTGCCCGCGTCCCACTGAGACGCGATGAGAGTAAAGCGGTTGCTGTGCATGATCATGTCATACAGCTCGTGCGGCGAGATCAAAATACCCATGGGACCATATTACGGTCCCGGCACCGGCGCCGCGGGGAGGCCGGGCGGCACTGGGGGTATAGGCCTTAAACCCCGGCCGCCCGGCGCGGATTGCGGGCTAGGCGGTGGTTACCTCAAGGTCGAGGGACTCGCCGTCGGCGGCCGGGGAGACGCGGACGGTATCGCCGTCCTGGATGTCACCGGCAAGGAGCTGGCGGGCCATCTTGTCGCCAATAGCCTGCTGGATCAGGCGGCGCAGCGGGCGGGCGCCGTAGGCCGGATCGTAGCCGCGCTCGCCGAGCCAGGCCTTGGCTTCGTCGGTCACGTCGAGAGTTAGGCGCTTGGCCGCCAGGCGCTCGTTGAGGCCGCGGAGCTGAATGTCCACGATGCCTGTGAGCAGCTCCGGGCTAAGCGACTCGAACATAACCACGTCATCGAGGCGGTTAATGAACTCCGGCTTGAAGGCGCGCTTGACGGCCTCCATGGTCTCCTCGCGGGTGCCGCCGGCCCCAAGGTTCGAGGTCAAGATGATGACGGTGTTGCGGAAGTCAACGGTGCGGCCCTGGCCGTCGGTCAGGCGGCCCTCGTCGAGGACCTGCAGCAGCACGTCGAAGACGTCCGGGTGGGCCTTTTCAACCTCGTCGAAGAGGACCAGGGTGTAGGGGCGGCGCCGGACGGCCTCGGTGAGCTGGCCGCCGGCGTCGTGGCCAACGTAGCCCGGAGGGGCACCGACCAGGCGGGAGACGGAGTGCTTCTCGCCGTACTCGGACATGTCGATGCGGACCATCGCGGACTCATCGTCGAAGAGGAAGTCCGCCAGCGCCTTGGCCAGCTCCGTCTTGCCCACGCCGGTGGGGCCGAGGAAGAGGAAGGAACCGGTGGGGCGGTTTGGATCCGCAATACCTGCGCGGGAGCGGCGAACCGCATCGGACACTGCGGTCACGGCCTCCTTCTGGCCCACCACGCGGCGGCCGAGGACGGCCTCCATGTTGAGCAGTTTTTCCGTCTCACCCTCGAGCATCTTGCCGGCCGGGATGCCGGTCCACGCGGAGACCACCTCGGCGATGGTGTCCGGGGAGACCTCCTCCGTGAGCATGGTGTTTTTCTGCTCATTGGCGAGCTTTTCCGCGGCGGCCAGCTCCTTTTCCAGCTCGGGGATGCGCCCGTAACGCAGCTCGGAGGTGCGGGCCAGGTCACCGTCGCGCTCGGCGATGTCCGCCTGCGTGCGCAGCTGCTCTAGCTCCTCCTTGGCCTGCTGAACCTTGTCGATGGCGGTCTTCTCATTGGTCCAGCGCGCCTTGAGCTCGCCGAGCTTCTCACGCTCATCCGCCAGCTCCTGCTGGAGCTTTTCCAGGCGATCCTTGGAGGCGGCGTCCTTTTCCTTCTTCAGCGCCAGCTCCTCGATCTCCATGCGGCGGACGGTGCGCTCCAGCTCATCGATTTCCTGCGGGGAGGAATCAATCTCCATGCGCAGGCGGGAACCGGCCTCATCCACCAGGTCAATGGCCTTGTCCGGCAGGAAGCGGTTGGTGATGTAGCGGTTGGACAGCTCCGCGGCGGCGACCAGGGCGGAATCCTGGATGCGGATGCCGTGGTGGACCTCGTAGCGCTCCTTTAGCCCGCGCAGGATGCCAATGGTGTCCTCGACGGACGGCTCTGCGGCGTATACCTGCTGGAAGCGGCGCTCGAGTGCGGCGTCCTTTTCGATGTACTTGCGGTACTCGTCCAGGGTGGTAGCGCCCACGAGGCGCAGCTCGCCGCGGGCGAGCATGGGCTTAATCATGTTGCCCGCGTCCATGGAGCCGTCACCGGTGGCGCCGGCGCCCACGATGGTGTGCAGCTCATCGATGAAGGTGATGATTTGCCCCTCGGACGCCTTGATCTCATCGAGCACGGCCTTCAGGCGCTCCTCGAACTCGCCGCGGTACTTGGCGCCCGCGACCATGGACCCCAGGTCGAGGCTGATCAGGGTCTTGCCCTTCAGGGACTCCGGAACGTCGCCGGAGACGATGCGGCGGGCCAGGCCCTCCACGATCGCGGTCTTACCAACGCCCGGCTCGCCGATGAGCA
Encoded here:
- the pyrE gene encoding orotate phosphoribosyltransferase; this translates as MTLNAEKKARLAELVKELAVVHGRVTLSSGKEADYYVDLRRATLQHEASRLIGQLLRELTADWDFVAVGGLTLGADPVATSVMHADGRAIDAFVVRKEAKKHGMQRRIEGADVKGKKVLVVEDTTTTGNSPLTAVAALREAGAEVVGVATVVDRATGAADVIAAEGLEYRYLLGLDDLGLA
- a CDS encoding sulfurtransferase, with amino-acid sequence MGILISPHELYDMIMHSNRFTLIASQWDAGTDGGFNRFRAMHIPNAQYCDPARALAGIPGSTAGRNPLPEPDKLQIAFEQWGLRSDHQVIVYDEGRGLFAGRTWWILRWAGIEDVHILDGGLANWRAQGLPTLTGPGNIAVESDQKVNPRAEMVASIEDVRNHTGVLIDAREPSRFAGRTEALDLKAGHIPGALNIPERFLHNKDRTWKSKEEIRAVIKDAGITEDELANAIVYSGSGNHSALLLAAVEWAGLPSTARHFVGGWSQWSANPANPVEHGSRLRLNESAV
- the clpB gene encoding ATP-dependent chaperone ClpB → MSFNPTTKTQEALQKALQDASSNGNPDIRPAHLLAAILEQEDGIAAPVLKATGVDPETVAREARALVDSYPKAEGSGMANPNFNRDGLNVLTRAQELAGELGDEYVSTEVLLAAIAGSKTDAAELLVSRGATYDAIKGAFTSVRGAAKVTSENPEDQFQALEKYSTDLTARAREGKIDPVIGRDQEIRRVVQVLSRRTKNNPVLIGEPGVGKTAIVEGLARRIVSGDVPESLKGKTLISLDLGSMVAGAKYRGEFEERLKAVLDEIKASEGQIITFIDELHTIVGAGATGDGSMDAGNMIKPMLARGELRLVGATTLDEYRKYIEKDAALERRFQQVYAAEPSVEDTIGILRGLKERYEVHHGIRIQDSALVAAAELSNRYITNRFLPDKAIDLVDEAGSRLRMEIDSSPQEIDELERTVRRMEIEELALKKEKDAASKDRLEKLQQELADEREKLGELKARWTNEKTAIDKVQQAKEELEQLRTQADIAERDGDLARTSELRYGRIPELEKELAAAEKLANEQKNTMLTEEVSPDTIAEVVSAWTGIPAGKMLEGETEKLLNMEAVLGRRVVGQKEAVTAVSDAVRRSRAGIADPNRPTGSFLFLGPTGVGKTELAKALADFLFDDESAMVRIDMSEYGEKHSVSRLVGAPPGYVGHDAGGQLTEAVRRRPYTLVLFDEVEKAHPDVFDVLLQVLDEGRLTDGQGRTVDFRNTVIILTSNLGAGGTREETMEAVKRAFKPEFINRLDDVVMFESLSPELLTGIVDIQLRGLNERLAAKRLTLDVTDEAKAWLGERGYDPAYGARPLRRLIQQAIGDKMARQLLAGDIQDGDTVRVSPAADGESLDLEVTTA